Part of the Gemmatimonadota bacterium genome is shown below.
TGCGTCCAAAACAGTAGAAAGCTGCACCGGCATTCAAACACACCAGATCCAGAATTGGTTCGGGAGTTTGGTACTGTAAAAGAGACAGGAAGATTTCTGCATTCTCGTCACTATCACCACCTGAAATCTCACTGTAATCCCGTTTTGCTATCCCAAAATCTGAAGGCGAAATCTGGTATTCCTTGGTCACACCTTCGGTCACTTCAAAGATATGCGTGTGTCCAGAAATGGAGATCTCATCAATCCCTGGCTCTCCGATAACAATCAAAAAGCGTTTACGCCCAAGATGGCGGAGGACTTCTACCAGTTGTCTGCCCATATCGACATCAATTGTTCCGAGTATCTGATATTGAGGATTGGCAGGATTGCATAATGGAGCGCTGAGATTGAAAATTGTCCTCCTGTCAACCATTTGTCTGGCAGTTACAACTTTTTTCATTACTGGATGGTATGTGCGAGCAAATAGAAAACATACATTCGTTCTCCTGAAAATGTCCTCTAAACGGTCATCTCTGAAATCAAACTCACAGTCGAGTTTTTCCAGCAAATCAAAGCTTCCATTCGGTCTCTTTGAGCCTTTATTGCCGTGTTTCACAACCGGAACGCCGCCAGCAGATAAAACGAACGCGGCGGTTGTCGATACGTTGAATCGATTTAAACCGCTTCCACCTGTACCACACGAATCAATGACGTCGGAAGAGAGTGGTACAGGTCTTGCTCTGGTCAATAAAGCTCTCGAAAATCCGAGAATTTCATCGGCAGTCTCGCCCTTCTCAGAGAACGCTATGAGCAGTTTTGCGATCTGTTCGTCTGGCAGGTTACTTTCCAGGATTGCACTCAGACATTGTTCAGCCTCATCGGCTTGGAGAGATTCACCCTCTCTGAGTTTATCAATGTATTTCGAGATCATAGGTAGTGCTTCCTATTCAGATAGTCCTTTTATCCAGAAGCTTGCCTTGAGTGTGAAACGGCTGCCATTGCCGATGTAGGTGTGACAATTTTACCACTTATCCAGATTGCGATCAAAAAAACTCATAATAACCCTGGAATCCGGCCTATTTATATAAGCCATGTCTGAAAAATAACATCTACTATCAGGATCGCACATTATCGAATTGAGAGGCGCACCAGGAGTAGTTTTTTGGCTTTGATTTGAAGTAAATAGCACTTCCATTTGCCAACTGTGAAGAAGGGGAGTAGCCTCACTATGAAACAGAGCAATACAACTGTGCCAGATGCCAAAAGTTGAGCCACCAACAGAACGTACTTTTTTTATGTAATGGTCAATAATCTGCTGATCTGTAATCTCTTGATCTTGGGAGCAAATTCGCCGGACAAAAACGTTGGGTTGCTCCTCATTTGACAATCCATTGATCACCAGCCCAGAGTCGATCGCAAAAGATGGGAGGCCCGATGTTTGATAATAAGCTATTGCCTTTTTGATCGCATTCTTTTCAGGGGTATCGCCGTCTTCAGTTACATCTAATTTTAGTCCCAATTGGATAGGGTCCAGAATTTCAATTGCAAACGGCGATAAAATATGTCTAAC
Proteins encoded:
- the trpD gene encoding anthranilate phosphoribosyltransferase, with translation MISKYIDKLREGESLQADEAEQCLSAILESNLPDEQIAKLLIAFSEKGETADEILGFSRALLTRARPVPLSSDVIDSCGTGGSGLNRFNVSTTAAFVLSAGGVPVVKHGNKGSKRPNGSFDLLEKLDCEFDFRDDRLEDIFRRTNVCFLFARTYHPVMKKVVTARQMVDRRTIFNLSAPLCNPANPQYQILGTIDVDMGRQLVEVLRHLGRKRFLIVIGEPGIDEISISGHTHIFEVTEGVTKEYQISPSDFGIAKRDYSEISGGDSDENAEIFLSLLQYQTPEPILDLVCLNAGAAFYCFGR